In the Candidatus Aminicenantes bacterium genome, one interval contains:
- a CDS encoding DUF3014 domain-containing protein: MPTYQKVMWFALAVTVLAILVLVYFLFLAPQAREKSPDKTELTTREAQPTVEPALPAPAAADYSPLKLDLNQSDAPVRELIAAAQVPERLREWSRQKELLRSLVAAVDNVAQGQSPTVQLAFLAPGEKFSVIENGNGIFFDPKSFRRYDALINVFAAIPDETLLLWY, encoded by the coding sequence ATGCCGACCTATCAAAAAGTCATGTGGTTCGCGTTGGCAGTGACGGTGCTGGCCATCCTGGTCCTGGTCTACTTTTTATTTTTGGCTCCCCAGGCCAGGGAAAAATCCCCGGACAAAACGGAACTCACGACACGGGAAGCCCAACCAACGGTTGAACCCGCCTTGCCCGCGCCGGCCGCCGCGGACTATTCCCCCCTGAAACTCGACCTGAACCAGAGCGATGCGCCGGTCAGGGAGTTGATCGCCGCGGCTCAGGTCCCCGAACGGTTGCGCGAATGGAGCCGGCAAAAGGAGCTTCTGCGATCACTGGTGGCCGCCGTGGACAACGTGGCCCAGGGGCAGAGCCCAACCGTGCAGCTGGCTTTCCTGGCTCCCGGCGAAAAGTTCTCCGTCATTGAAAATGGCAACGGCATTTTTTTCGATCCCAAGAGCTTTCGGCGCTACGACGCGTTAATCAACGTGTTCGCGGCCATCCCGGACGAAACTTTGCTTCTGTGGTATC